The following are encoded in a window of Sphaerisporangium siamense genomic DNA:
- a CDS encoding flavin reductase family protein: MHQSAAEHPEDAEENARHAARMPSDVDEATFRKVVGRFPTGVTIVTTLSGGVDHAMTVSSFASLSLDPLLVLICVEKVARFHDAVLDAGVFGVSILGEDGEEASRAFARRGRTLEGQLDRWSHRRGTLGLALFDAAVATLECRTTAVHDGGDHSIVVGAVVSARMLRAVPPLVYEQGRYRRMAP; the protein is encoded by the coding sequence GTGCACCAGTCAGCCGCCGAACACCCCGAGGACGCCGAGGAAAACGCGCGCCACGCCGCCCGCATGCCCTCCGATGTGGACGAGGCCACGTTCCGCAAGGTCGTGGGCCGCTTCCCGACCGGCGTCACCATCGTCACCACCCTGTCCGGCGGCGTGGACCACGCGATGACGGTGAGCTCCTTCGCCTCCCTCTCGCTGGACCCGCTGCTCGTGCTCATCTGCGTCGAGAAGGTCGCGCGCTTCCACGACGCCGTGCTGGACGCCGGCGTCTTCGGCGTCTCGATCCTGGGCGAGGACGGCGAGGAGGCGTCCCGCGCGTTCGCCCGGCGCGGGCGCACGCTGGAGGGCCAGCTCGATCGCTGGTCGCACCGCCGGGGCACGCTGGGCCTCGCGCTCTTCGACGCCGCCGTGGCGACGCTGGAGTGCCGCACCACGGCCGTCCACGACGGGGGCGACCACTCGATCGTGGTGGGAGCCGTGGTGTCGGCCCGCATGCTCAGGGCCGTCCCGCCGCTCGTCTACGAGCAGGGCCGTTACCGCCGCATGGCCCCCTGA
- the mshB gene encoding N-acetyl-1-D-myo-inositol-2-amino-2-deoxy-alpha-D-glucopyranoside deacetylase: protein MTDRRLLFVHAHPDDESSGTGATMAKYAAEGAQVTLVTCTLGEEGEIVVPDLAHLAADREDRLGEHRIGELEAACKALGVVDHRFLGGPGRWRDSGMMDTPSNENPRCFWRADLDEAAGELVKVIREVRPQVLVTYDENGFYGHPDHIQAYRVAWRAFELAADASFGEGEPWKIAKFYFTTMPKSALRHLGDVMREAGIEGFPGDVEDLPFGAPDKAVTTEIDARPHAPAKLDALRAHRSQVDLADPWFKVAERRGEEAMGVEYYILAAGERGPAAGRGVPAGAGGIGEPYDREDDLFAGIG, encoded by the coding sequence ATGACTGATCGGCGTTTGCTGTTCGTGCACGCTCACCCCGACGATGAGAGCAGTGGCACGGGGGCCACTATGGCGAAATATGCCGCGGAAGGCGCTCAGGTCACCCTCGTGACCTGCACGTTGGGCGAAGAAGGCGAGATCGTGGTGCCCGATCTGGCCCACCTCGCGGCCGACCGCGAGGACCGCCTCGGCGAGCACCGCATAGGCGAGCTGGAGGCCGCCTGCAAGGCGCTCGGCGTGGTGGACCACCGCTTCCTCGGCGGTCCGGGCCGCTGGCGCGACTCCGGCATGATGGACACCCCCTCCAACGAGAACCCGCGCTGTTTCTGGCGCGCCGACCTGGACGAGGCCGCGGGCGAGCTCGTCAAGGTCATCCGTGAGGTCCGGCCGCAGGTGCTGGTCACCTACGACGAGAACGGCTTCTACGGCCATCCTGACCACATCCAGGCGTACCGCGTGGCCTGGAGGGCCTTCGAGCTCGCCGCGGACGCATCCTTCGGCGAGGGCGAGCCCTGGAAGATCGCCAAGTTCTACTTCACCACGATGCCGAAGTCCGCGCTGCGGCATCTCGGCGACGTCATGCGTGAGGCGGGCATCGAGGGGTTCCCGGGTGACGTCGAGGACCTGCCGTTCGGCGCCCCCGACAAGGCCGTCACGACGGAGATCGACGCCCGGCCGCACGCCCCGGCCAAGCTGGACGCCCTGCGCGCCCACCGCTCCCAGGTGGACCTCGCCGACCCGTGGTTCAAGGTCGCCGAGCGCAGGGGTGAGGAGGCCATGGGCGTCGAGTACTACATCCTGGCCGCGGGCGAGCGCGGACCCGCGGCCGGACGGGGTGTCCCCGCCGGCGCCGGGGGCATCGGCGAGCCCTACGACCGTGAGGACGACCTGTTCGCGGGCATCGGCTAG
- a CDS encoding MBL fold metallo-hydrolase produces the protein MSQTIRPETTPATPPRERTWPSSFKDRLTCPLPDFREVLSVAWYGGFHADAGDADQIPVLRAGLPPVGPRDAGVTWVGHATYVLRIGGLTVLTDPVWSRKIPGVRDRLTPPGVAWSDLPPVDAVVISHNHYDHLDAPTLRRLPRHTPMFVPANLGGWFAKRGFTNVTELDWWESARIGDVSFDFVPAHHWSRRSLFDTCKTLWGGWVLTSGDHRIYFAGDTAYGDRFKLIGARYPGIDLALMPVGAYEPRWFMHVSHVDPAEAVQACEDVGARRMATMHWGTFVLSGEPVMAPVQEARAAWTASGRDRADLWDLAVGETRVLTA, from the coding sequence ATGTCGCAAACCATCCGCCCTGAGACCACCCCGGCCACCCCGCCGCGCGAGCGGACCTGGCCCTCCAGCTTCAAGGACCGCCTGACCTGCCCGTTGCCGGACTTCCGCGAGGTCCTCAGCGTCGCATGGTACGGCGGCTTCCACGCGGACGCCGGGGACGCCGACCAGATTCCGGTCCTGCGCGCCGGACTGCCACCCGTGGGGCCGCGGGACGCCGGGGTGACCTGGGTGGGCCACGCGACGTACGTGCTGCGCATCGGCGGCCTGACCGTGCTCACCGACCCCGTCTGGTCGCGCAAGATCCCCGGTGTGCGCGACCGGCTGACCCCGCCGGGCGTGGCCTGGAGCGACCTGCCGCCCGTGGACGCCGTCGTGATCAGCCACAACCACTATGACCATCTGGACGCCCCGACCCTGCGCCGCCTGCCCCGGCACACGCCCATGTTCGTGCCCGCCAACCTCGGCGGGTGGTTCGCGAAGAGGGGGTTCACCAACGTCACCGAGCTGGACTGGTGGGAGAGCGCCCGCATCGGCGACGTGAGCTTCGATTTCGTGCCCGCCCACCACTGGAGCCGCCGGTCGCTGTTCGACACCTGCAAGACGCTCTGGGGCGGCTGGGTGCTGACGTCCGGCGACCACCGGATCTACTTCGCCGGCGACACCGCCTACGGGGACCGCTTCAAGCTCATCGGCGCGCGCTACCCCGGCATCGACCTGGCCCTGATGCCCGTGGGCGCCTACGAGCCGCGCTGGTTCATGCACGTCTCGCACGTCGACCCCGCCGAGGCCGTCCAGGCGTGCGAGGACGTCGGGGCGCGGCGCATGGCCACCATGCACTGGGGGACGTTCGTGCTGTCGGGGGAGCCGGTGATGGCCCCGGTCCAGGAGGCGCGGGCCGCGTGGACCGCCTCGGGCCGCGACCGCGCCGACCTGTGGGACCTCGCCGTGGGGGAGACCCGGGTGCTCACCGCCTGA
- a CDS encoding DUF6113 family protein encodes MEEEQVEAPRRPRVPSAIVDGVAYGLLFLFGVAFGVVSGLEHAWPVAGAFAPIPIVLSAVLFVVLYGFGRLMGSRVGAFVPGLGWMFVVLVFSLPRREGDLLIAGNVQGYYYLACGAIAVVAAVLLIPSSGSWLLRERPYGKTGRMNISGEMSA; translated from the coding sequence ATGGAGGAAGAGCAGGTCGAGGCGCCCCGGCGGCCGCGCGTGCCGTCCGCGATCGTGGACGGCGTCGCGTACGGTCTGCTCTTCCTGTTCGGCGTCGCGTTCGGCGTCGTGTCGGGCCTGGAACACGCCTGGCCCGTCGCCGGCGCGTTCGCGCCCATCCCGATCGTGCTGTCCGCGGTGCTGTTCGTCGTGCTGTACGGCTTCGGGCGGCTCATGGGCTCCCGGGTGGGCGCGTTCGTGCCCGGCCTCGGCTGGATGTTCGTGGTGCTGGTCTTCTCGCTGCCGCGCAGGGAGGGCGACCTGCTGATCGCGGGCAACGTCCAGGGCTACTACTACCTGGCCTGCGGGGCCATCGCCGTGGTGGCCGCCGTGCTGCTCATTCCCTCGTCGGGCTCGTGGCTGCTGCGCGAGAGGCCCTACGGCAAGACCGGGCGCATGAATATATCGGGTGAAATGTCCGCATAG
- a CDS encoding S9 family peptidase: MSESFPRLYARTRRFTLGVPRGFTIAPDGGRVAFLRSRSGTDPVTCLWELDIPSGAERLVLDPAGLGAADEDLPAEERARRERAREQAGGVVAYAADSALASAVFALSGGLYLVELATGAVRALDAHGPVIDPRLSPDGAHVAYISGGALRVQAVSGGEDRALASPEAPGVTYGLAEFIAAEELGRHRGYWWSPDGAALLVARADESPVQRWHIADPANPARPPVSVSYPAAGTADAVVSLAILGLDGSRVEVPFDDEYLVTASWGPQGPLIVTMPRDQKAQRVYAVDPATGETRLLRETTDDAWVEVIGGVPARLSDGTLVLVADSEGGRRLVIGDAPVTPPGLQVRDVVGLDGDTVLFRAGAEPTEIHLWSWSAGVLSPLTEEAGVHSGQLAGGTLLIASQTLASPATTVQVRAGERRLSIASVAERPKLEPRVSLLSAGERALRTAVLFPSDHVPGSRRLPVLMDPYGGPHAQRVLSAGRLFLEPQWFADQGFAVIISDGRGTPGRGPAFEREVLHDLATPVLDDQVDALKAVAQIYPDDIDTSRVAIKGWSFGGFLAALAVLRRPDVFHAAIAGAPVTDWRLYDTAYTERYLGHPRELPEVYDRSSLMADAEKLERPLLLIHGLADDNVVAAHTLRLSSALVAAGRPHTVLPLSGVTHMTPQEVIAENLLLLQVDFLRKSLAF; the protein is encoded by the coding sequence ATGAGTGAGAGCTTCCCGCGCCTTTACGCAAGGACCCGCCGGTTCACCCTCGGTGTTCCCCGCGGCTTCACGATCGCCCCTGACGGCGGCCGCGTCGCATTCCTGCGCAGCCGCTCAGGCACCGATCCGGTCACGTGCCTGTGGGAGCTCGACATTCCCTCCGGCGCCGAGCGCCTGGTCCTCGACCCGGCCGGGCTCGGCGCGGCCGACGAAGACCTGCCCGCCGAGGAGCGCGCCCGCCGCGAGCGCGCCCGCGAGCAGGCCGGCGGCGTGGTGGCCTACGCCGCCGACTCCGCGCTCGCCTCCGCCGTCTTCGCGCTCTCCGGCGGCCTCTACCTGGTGGAGCTCGCCACCGGCGCGGTGCGCGCCCTCGACGCCCACGGCCCGGTGATCGACCCCCGCCTGTCCCCCGACGGCGCCCATGTCGCCTACATCAGCGGCGGCGCCCTGCGCGTGCAGGCCGTCTCCGGCGGTGAGGACCGCGCGCTCGCCTCCCCCGAGGCTCCGGGCGTGACGTACGGCCTGGCCGAGTTCATCGCCGCCGAAGAGCTCGGCCGCCACCGCGGCTACTGGTGGTCGCCCGACGGCGCGGCGCTGCTCGTCGCGCGTGCCGACGAGTCCCCCGTCCAGCGGTGGCACATCGCCGACCCGGCCAACCCCGCGCGCCCGCCCGTCTCGGTGAGCTACCCCGCCGCCGGAACGGCCGACGCGGTGGTCTCCCTGGCGATCCTCGGGCTCGACGGCTCGCGCGTCGAGGTCCCCTTCGACGACGAGTACCTGGTCACGGCGAGCTGGGGTCCGCAGGGCCCGCTGATCGTCACGATGCCCCGCGACCAGAAGGCCCAGCGCGTGTACGCCGTCGACCCGGCCACCGGCGAGACCCGGCTGCTGCGCGAGACCACCGACGACGCCTGGGTCGAGGTCATCGGCGGCGTCCCCGCCCGTCTGTCCGACGGCACGCTGGTGTTGGTCGCCGATTCCGAGGGCGGGCGGCGGCTCGTCATCGGCGACGCGCCCGTCACCCCGCCCGGCCTGCAGGTCCGTGACGTCGTCGGCCTGGACGGCGACACGGTGCTGTTCCGGGCCGGCGCCGAGCCCACCGAGATCCACCTGTGGTCGTGGTCGGCCGGGGTGCTCTCCCCCCTCACCGAAGAGGCGGGCGTCCACTCCGGGCAGCTCGCCGGCGGCACCCTCCTGATCGCGAGCCAGACCCTCGCCTCGCCCGCCACCACCGTCCAGGTCCGGGCGGGCGAGCGGCGGCTGTCCATCGCCTCCGTCGCCGAGCGCCCCAAGCTGGAGCCACGGGTTTCGCTGCTCAGCGCCGGCGAGCGCGCCCTCCGCACCGCCGTCCTGTTCCCCAGCGACCACGTCCCCGGCTCCCGTCGCCTCCCCGTCCTCATGGACCCCTACGGCGGCCCGCACGCCCAGCGAGTGCTCTCAGCCGGGCGCCTGTTCCTGGAGCCCCAGTGGTTCGCCGACCAGGGCTTCGCCGTGATCATCTCCGACGGCCGCGGCACCCCCGGCCGGGGCCCCGCCTTCGAACGCGAAGTCCTGCACGACCTGGCGACCCCCGTCCTGGACGACCAGGTCGACGCGCTCAAGGCCGTCGCCCAGATCTATCCCGACGACATCGACACCTCCCGCGTGGCCATCAAGGGCTGGTCGTTCGGCGGCTTCCTCGCGGCCCTCGCCGTCCTGCGCCGCCCCGACGTCTTCCACGCCGCCATCGCCGGAGCCCCCGTCACCGACTGGCGCCTCTACGACACCGCATACACCGAGCGCTACCTCGGCCACCCCCGCGAACTCCCCGAGGTGTACGACCGCTCGTCGCTCATGGCCGACGCCGAGAAGCTGGAACGCCCCCTCCTCCTCATCCACGGCCTCGCCGACGACAACGTGGTAGCCGCCCACACCCTCCGCCTCTCCTCGGCCCTGGTCGCCGCCGGCCGCCCCCACACCGTCCTCCCCCTCTCCGGCGTCACCCACATGACCCCCCAGGAGGTCATCGCCGAAAACCTCCTCCTCCTACAGGTCGACTTCCTCCGCAAGTCCCTGGCCTTCTGA
- a CDS encoding ArsR/SmtB family transcription factor, whose translation MEIEVLKALAHPVRLGIVRRLAAEPDICACDFTDEFEVSQPTISAHLKVLREAGLVTTRREGTTICYSLVPETLAGLAATLDGLARGLVRR comes from the coding sequence GTGGAGATCGAGGTTCTCAAGGCGCTGGCCCATCCGGTGCGGCTCGGCATCGTGCGCAGGCTGGCCGCCGAGCCGGACATCTGCGCCTGCGATTTCACCGACGAGTTCGAGGTGAGCCAGCCCACGATCTCGGCGCACCTCAAGGTGCTGCGCGAGGCGGGGCTGGTCACCACGCGGCGCGAGGGCACGACGATCTGCTATTCGCTCGTGCCCGAGACCCTGGCGGGCCTCGCCGCGACGCTGGACGGCCTGGCCCGGGGCCTGGTCAGACGATGA